The following proteins come from a genomic window of Chelonia mydas isolate rCheMyd1 chromosome 15, rCheMyd1.pri.v2, whole genome shotgun sequence:
- the C15H5orf52 gene encoding uncharacterized protein C5orf52 homolog — MEEQKVSRPRVTFFQPRVNQVLVLFSLFNGSEVAVKRFLPKSHLSTVIIRDNTSVQRIQEIKVNHLEETRKKSSHFYEHLKKKFMSDQQKKISRWKKESDKFGKILELINQRTKNFTIASASLTMRRSQEGSQKAIPKKEATVMFEK, encoded by the exons ATGGAGGAGCAGAAGGTCTCGCGGCCCCGGGTCACCTTCTTCCAGCCCCGCGTCAACCAAGTGCTGGTGCTGTTCAG tCTCTTCAATGGCAGTGAAGTGGCTGTGAAAAGGTTTTTGCCAAAGAGTCACTTATCCACGGTCATCATCCGTGACAACACCAGTGTCCAGCGAATTCAGGAGATAAAG GTAAATCACTTGGAGGAGACAAGAAAAAAGAGCAGTCACTTTTATGAGCATTTAAAGAAGAAGTTCATGAGTGACCAGCAGAAGAAGATATCACGGTGGAAGAAGGAGTCTGATAAATTTGGGAAAATACTGGAGCTGATCAATCAGAGAACCAAGAACTTCACGATCGCTTCTGCTAGTCTGACTATGAGGAGGTCCCAAGAAGGCAGCCAGAAAGCAATCCCCAAGAAAGAAGCAACCGTGATGTTTGAAAAATGA
- the DUSP18 gene encoding dual specificity protein phosphatase 18, protein MNTVFGTIPILFRHPSIYGLSRITSSLYLSNGTAANNKLLLFASQITTVINVSVEVVNTFYPDIHYMHIPVTDTPISRLYDYFDLVADRIHNVDLQQGRTLLHCAAGISRSAALCLAYLMKYHAMSLANAHAWVKSCRPIIRPNNGFWRQLVQYEYKLFGTNTVRMVNSPLGLIPDLYENEVRIMIAF, encoded by the coding sequence ATGAATACAGTTTTTGGGACTATTCCCATCTTATTCAGGCATCCGTCCATTTATGGCCTGTCCCGGATCACCAGTAGCCTGTACCTCAGCAATGGTACGGCTGCCAATAACAAGCTCCTGCTCTTCGCCAGCCAGATCACTACTGTCATCAATGTGTCTGTGGAGGTGGTGAACACCTTCTATCCAGACATTCACTACATGCACATCCCTGTAACTGACACCCCCATCTCTCGCCTCTACGATTACTTTGACCTCGTGGCAGATAGGATCCATAATGTGGACCTGCAGCAAGGCCGGACACTGCTACACTGCGCTGCAGGCATCAGCAGGTCAGCTGCCCTGTGTCTGGCCTATTTGATGAAGTACCATGCCATGTCTCTCGCGAATGCTCATGCCTGGGTCAAGTCCTGCCGCCCCATCATCAGACCTAACAATGGGTTCTGGCGACAGCTCGTCCAGTATGAGTATAAACTCTTCGGCACCAATACAGTCCGAATGGTCAACTCTCCACTGGGTTTGATCCCGGATCTCTATGAAAATGAAGTAAGAATAATGATAGCATTTTGA